A window of the Vigna angularis cultivar LongXiaoDou No.4 chromosome 3, ASM1680809v1, whole genome shotgun sequence genome harbors these coding sequences:
- the LOC108325863 gene encoding embryo-specific protein ATS3B, with the protein MFKQVRLLLLFLASGFTLSVSESQSTSLLPHAADSFNVSYIQLKNAATCSYLVVISTSCSSPSYTRDQISIAFGDAYGNQIYIPRLDDPTSGTFESCSSDTFQITGPCAYQICYVYLYRHGSDGWRPESVKINSYNGRAVTFYYNTYIPGDTWYGFDLCSGASSSNQVSKQKWLIFMVLGFVLSFWS; encoded by the exons ATGTTCAAACAGGTTCGTCTTCTTCTGCTCTTCTTGGCCTCTGGATTCACCCTCTCCGTTTCAGAGTCCCAATCTACTTCTCTTCTGCCTCATGCTGCTGACTCCTTCAATGTCAGCTATATCCAG CTGAAGAACGCGGCGACTTGTTCTTACTTGGTGGTTATATCTACTAGTTGTTCGTCTCCTAGTTATACAAGAGATCAGATCAGTATTGCTTTTGGGGATGCTTATGGAAATCAG ATATATATACCAAGACTGGATGATCCAACTTCAGGTACATTCGAGAGTTGTAGTTCAGATACATTTCAAATAACTGGTCCGTGTGCATATCAGATATGTTATGTATACCTATATAGACACGGATCAGATGGTTGGAGGCCTGAAAGTGTGAAAATCAATAGTTATAATGGCAGGGCTGTTACTTTCTATTACAACACATATATCCCCGGTGATACTTGGTATGGATTTGATTTGTGCAGCGGTGCTTCTTCTTCGAACCAGGTATCCAAGCAGAAATGGCTTATATTTATGGTTCTAGGATTTGTTCTAAGTTTTTGGTCGTAA